One part of the Cyprinus carpio isolate SPL01 chromosome A25, ASM1834038v1, whole genome shotgun sequence genome encodes these proteins:
- the LOC109087328 gene encoding adenosine deaminase-like protein isoform X4 — protein MKKRIMIIKQVAKTMIQEFAADGVKYLELHSMQREVTETGLTKQRYIETVLEAIRQCKQAEVDIDVRFLVAVDRRHGPEVAMDTVKLAEDFLLSSDGIVVGLDLSGDPTVSHGKDLLSALEKAKNCGLKLVLHLSEVPSQRDESELLLNLPPDRIGHRTFLHPESGGSDSLADKLCKQNIPIDR, from the exons atgaaaaagagaatTATGATTATCAAACAGGTTGCCAAAACAATGATTCAAGAGTTTGCAGCAGATGGCGTTAAATATTTGGAGTTGCATAGCATGCAGCGGGAAGTGACTGAAACAG GTCTCACTAAACAAAGATACATTGAAACTGTGCTCGAAGCCATCCGGCAGTGTAAACAAGCGGAAGTTGACATTGATGTCAG GTTTCTCGTAGCCGTGGACCGCAGACATGGGCCTGAGGTTGCTATGGATACAGTGAAGCTGGCAGAAGATTTCCTGCTTTCCAGTGATGGAATAGTAGTTGGACTTGACCTTAGTGGAGACCCAACA GTCAGTCATGGAAAAGATTTGCTCTCTGCACTTGAAAAAGCCAAGAACTGCGGTCTGAAGTTGGTGCTACACCTCTCAGAG GTTCCTTCTCAGAGAGATGAGTCTGAGCTGTTGTTGAACTTGCCTCCTGATAGAATCGGCCACAGAACCTTCCTACACCCTGAGAGCGGCGGGTCTGACAGTCTTGCGGATAAACTTTGCAAACAAAATATTCCTATTG
- the LOC109087329 gene encoding complexin-3-like, producing the protein MAFMFKHMIGGQLKDLTGGLGEEKAEGGEKSEAAAKGMTHEEFEQYQQQLAEEKMERDTSFAQKKAERATVRSHFRDKYRLPKSELDETQIQAAADDVELPTELAQMIAEDNQEEEHKQSVLGQLTNIQNVDIDQLKEKAQSTIEDLKQSAEKCEVM; encoded by the exons ATGGCTTTTATGTTCAAACACATGATAGGAGGGCAGCTGAAGGATCTTACCGGAGGTCTTGGAGAAGAAAAAGCAGAAGGAGGAGAAAAGTCAGAAGCTGCAGCGAAGGGAATGACACATGAAGAGTTCGAGCAGTATCAACAACAGTTGGCGGAGGAGAA GATGGAGCGGGATACCAGCTTTGCCCAAAAGAAGGCTGAGCGAGCCACAGTCAGGAGCCACTTCAGGGACAAATATCGTCTTCCAAAA AGTGAACTGGACGAAACGCAAATTCAGGCCGCGGCAGATGACGTGGAGTTGCCCACAGAGCTGGCCCAGATGATTGCCGAAGACAACCAGGAGGAGGAGCACAAGCAGTCCGTCCTGGGTCAGCTGACCAACATTCAGAACGTAGATATTGATCAGCTTAAAGAAAAGGCCCAGTCCACCATCGAAGACCTTAAACAGTCTGCTGAAAAGTGTGAGGTCATGTAA
- the LOC109087321 gene encoding tyrosine-protein kinase CSK-like, translating to MSTFETVWPPGTECVARYNFPGTTDQDLPMCKGDVLTIIGVTKDPNWYKAKNSTGREGTIPANYVQKREGVKSGGKLSLMPWFHGKITREQAERLLYPPETGLFLVRESTNYPGDYTLCVSCDGKVEHYRIIYHNGKLSIDEEEYFENLMQLMEHYTKDADGLCTRLIKPKLMEGSVAAQDEFSRSGWALNRKELKLIQTIGKGEFGDVMVGDYRGEKVAVKCIKHDATAQAFVAEASVMTQLRHTNLVQLLGVIVEEKGSLFIVTEYMSKGSLVDYLRSRGRTVIGGDRLINFTMDVCKAMEYLEANNFVHRDLAARNVLVSDDNIAKVSDFGLTKEASSTQDTAKLPVKWTSPEALREKLFSTKSDVWSYGILLWEIYSFGRVPYPRIPLKEVVPRVEKGYKMDAPDGCPAVVYDIMKQCWTLDPVARPSFKELRQQLQDIIANELYR from the exons ATGTCTACCTTTGAG ACAGTCTGGCCTCCGGGCACCGAGTGCGTGGCCAGGTACAACTTCCCTGGAACGACTGACCAGGACTTGCCTATGTGCAAAGGGGATGTCCTTACTATAATTGGAGTAACTAAG GATCCAAACTGGTACAAAGCGAAAAACTCAACAGGACGAGAGGGTACCATACCAGCAAACTACGTTCAGAAGAGAGAAGGAGTGAAATCTGGCGGTAAACTGAGCCTCATGCC ATGGTTCCATGGAAAGATCACACGTGAGCAGGCCGAGAGGCTGCTTTACCCCCCAGAGACAGGCCTCTTCCTGGTGCGTGAGAGCACAAACTACCCCGGCGACTACACCCTGTGTGTCAGCTGCGACGGCAAGGTGGAGCATTACCGCATCATCTACCACAACGGCAAACTGTCCATTGATGAGGAGGAGTACTTTGAAAACCTCATGCAGCTCATGGAG CACTACACTAAAGATGCAGATGGACTTTGTACCAGACTTATCAAACCTAAACTCATGGAGGGGTCTGTGGCGGCCCAGGATGAGTTCTCGAGGA GTGGCTGGGCTCTGAATAGAAAAGAACTGAAGCTTATCCAAACTATTGGAAAGGGAGAGTTTGGAG ATGTGATGGTCGGAGACTACCGAGGTGAGAAAGTAGCTGTGAAGTGTATCAAACATGACGCAACGGCACAGGCCTTCGTTGCAGAGGCTTCTGTCATGAC GCAATTACGGCATACTAACTTGGTACAGCTACTGGGGGTGATTGTGGAAGAGAAGGGCAGCCTCTTCATTGTCACTGAGTATATGTCCAAG GGTAGTCTAGTGGACTATCTGCGCTCCAGAGGACGCACTGTCATTGGTGGAGATCGTTTGATCAATTTCACAat GGATGTCTGCAAGGCGATGGAATATCTTGAGGCCAATAACTTTGTGCACAGGGATCTGGCAGCCCGTAATGTTTTAGTGTCAGATGACAACATAGCAAAAGTCAGCGACTTTGGCCTCACCAAGGAAGCATCATCTACTCAAGATACAGCCAAACTCCCTGTTAAGTGGACTTCACCCGAGGCCTTAAGGGagaag TTGTTTTCCACTAAGTCAGATGTATGGAGCTATGGCATCTTACTGTGGGAGATCTATTCCTTTGGTCGGGTACCTTATCCAAGAATT CCACTGAAGGAAGTTGTCCCGCGTGTAGAGAAGGGTTACAAGATGGACGCCCCAGACGGCTGCCCGGCTGTGGTGTATGACATCATGAAGCAGTGCTGGACTCTGGACCCTGTGGCGCGTCCCAGCTTCAAAGAACTGAGACAGCAACTTCAAGATATCATAGCCAATGAGCTGTACcgataa